The Elephas maximus indicus isolate mEleMax1 chromosome 17, mEleMax1 primary haplotype, whole genome shotgun sequence DNA segment tgtgtgtgtgtgtgtgtgtgtgtgtgtgtgtgtgtgtgtgtgtgtgtgtgtgtgtgtgtgtgtgtgtgtgtgtgtgtgtgtgtgtgtgtgtgtgtgtgtgtgtgtgtgtgtgtgtgtgtgtgtgtgtgtgtgtgtgtgtgtgtgtgtgtgtgtgtgtgatcctgTATTCATCATGGTTCCAGGAAGCACAGTagatggggtgtgtgtgtatgtttgtgtgtgtgtgatcctaTATTCATCATGGCTTCAGAAAGCACAGTAGATgaggggtgtgtgtttgtgtgtgtgggatCCTGCATTCATCATGGTTCCAGGAAGCACAGTAGCCCCAGTGGGGTTCTGAGCAGGTTCACACTTCTTTCACTAAAATTCAAGGTGACAGGGTCTCTTTTTTCCCCTCATGCCAGGATTTTTGTCTGGATTTatgatgtcatcattctcataAATGCCGTTTTCATCGCTCTGGATGAGAAAAATGCCCTCATCTCCTATGCAGAATggctcttcctctctctgtacATCACTGAGATCCTCCTGAAACTGTACACGTATGAGCCCAGAGCCTATTTTGGAAGGAAGCAGTTCTGGAACTGGCAAGTGCACGTGtcctggggagggaaggaggttgTCAGGAAAGAGAAGGGGCTCGCTATTTGGGGAACGTGGTTGTAGTCCTCCAAGCTCCAGGGAGGAGAAGGGGCTCACAATTTGGGAAACATGGTTGTAGTTCTCCAAGCTCCATCTCCCTGGATCTGAGGAATCTGATAATGAAATGTGGGGGTGGGAGACACCTGGCTTAGTAAAAACTGTTCTTCATGatatgagtttgaactgactaGCTAAAATTAGAATATAAGTCATGGCGTCTTGGATTTGGAAAGGGTCTTAAAACATCATACCCAGTGAGGCAGTTCCTTCCACAGCTCCTTGGCCTGCTCTCCAGTCTCACTGTCTGAAAACTAGGCCAGCATGGCCAGACAACAGGACTGTCAGCAAGCCCTCCCTTGGGCTGCATGTGTCTCCCCCTGGGCCTTCTCTCCTCCAGGCTCTGTACCTCCAAGTCTAGAGCTACCGCCCACTGGCTGCAGCAGCTGCTGCTGGGTGCTCAGTGTACGGCTGTATCGAGTgccactgtgtgtcaggcacgcGGGGACCCAGTCCTGTCTTAAGCAGTACACAGCTTGTGGGGGCGGATCCCTGTAATGAAGACTCTAAGTGCTGGGAGCTGCATTATGGTGGACGTGTGGTCTAAGGGGAACCCGTCAGCAGCGTCCTGTGTTTATGGTGGATGTGTGGTCTAAGGGGAACCCGTTAGGAGCGTCCTGAACTTATGGTGGACGTGTGGTCTAAGGGGAACCCGTTAGCAGCGTCCTGAGCTTATGGCGGATGTGTGGTCTAAGGGGAACCCGTTAGCAGTGTCCTGAGCTTTCTTGTCTCTTGGGATTATTGTCAGAAGCAAAAGTAACAacttgatgaattttttttttcaattaaaaaagttACAATGCATTTGGTACAGTTAATACCAAGAAACATTACACTATGTGTTCTGCAAATGTGTCAAAGTATCCTTACAAGTGTATAGTTATTTGGGAAGGCGTGTGAGGCGACGTGAATTGGCTGATTCCTTGCACACTCCCTCGGGCGATGCCTTGTGAACCACCCTTGGATTGTTGTTCAAATGAGTGTTTCTTGATTCATATTTCCTGTCCTAAAAATTATGTAAATCAATTCaaaaaattttatacattttctATTGTggcaaatatgtatgtaacaaatgGTTTgccttttcattgttttttttcacattgacaattcaatgacattgtaccccttgccatggagttgattccgactcatagagaccttataggacagagtagaactgccccatagagtttccaaggagtggctggtagatttgaactgccgaccttttggcttgcagccgagctcttaaccactggggcaTCAGAGCTTcttagtgacattagttatgtttaccATGTTGTTTAACCATTATTGTGATCCACTTTTTTATGGCTGGGTCATTGCTTTGCATAAGACACAGGATTAGACTTTTTCTCAGAAGCCATCGTGTCCTGACTTGGCAGGCCTCTCCCTTGACTCATAACTGAGTTTGCTTTTCCACTGTCAGGTTTGACACACTGATCAtcattgcagccctggtggccacAGTGGCCAATGCCACCATCCAGTCAGGTCAGTGCCCCTCCCAGGATCGCATGTTTAATCAGTAGTCACTGTCGGACATTCACTGGGTTCCTCTGAGAAGTCTGGGGTGAGGGGGTGGGGCATAGGAGAGAATTATTAAAAATGTTACATGTTCTTGGAGGGGGGGTTCATCTCCCCTAAGAGTCATGAAGGCTGGCagccttgtttgtttttggctttattttAGAGATTTTGTTTGTAGATATCCATCAGGCAAATACTCACCTGGTATCTCCTCTCCAGAGCTGGCTCTCGATCTCAGGGTTGACCTCTACACCTTTGACCCAatgcccacctccacccccatccAGATGCCAGCCATGGCAGGTGTGGCCTCTGCCTAATTCGACGGAATCCAGGAGCAAGTGGAGCCCTCTCCGCCGTCCCCGTCCAGCACCTTCTCTTCACCTTCCTCATACGCCACCCCCACGCATACTCCTTCCTGTAGGGGCAGGCAGGCTCCCTTGGGGCAGTGCAGCCTCTAACCGTAACTATGTGAAAGGGTGCCAGGAAGGAAGGGCTCGTTGGAGCAGGTTCTCCTGCAGAACTGGGTCCATGTTCACTTAATGCGGATCTGAGGCCTACACCCACAAATAGCCCAGTATGGCTCCCCGTCCTGTGACTCTGGCACTGGGgtggaggggagaaggggaggaaCCTTGGTTGCCCACTCAGCTGACTGGGCTTTGCTTTACGGCATAGTCCTCCTTTCCTTCTTGCTTGGAACCACTGTCCTGTTCTGGAAGTGACACCCAGTTGTTCTCCGGCATTGAGAGTTTACACCTCGTTGATGAGGGGCAACACAGAGGCTTCAGCAAACAGGATGTTTAGATGACTGTGTTCTATTTCCAGCAAGCAGACGCAGCAGCCAGCAGATACTGGACATTGTCCTGGTGTTGAGGGTGCTCCGGCTCCTAAGGGTCATCGTCAGCATAGAGAGGTAGGGACGAAGCCACGGGAAGCTGCTGCCCTTGGGTGCCTCTCCACACTGGAGGCCGGGTGGAAGGAATGCCTGCCTCGACTAGATGCTCCccgctaggagccctgaacgtgCCTGTGTAGAGGAGCTGGGGTTCTCTAGGAGCATGGTGGGGGCGGCGGTGGGGAGCATTAGAGGATGTGTGGAGAGCATGCAAAGGGCAGCTCCCGAGCAGGGATTTTGTCATCAGTCACTTTCATCTCTGTGTCCCCCTACAGGCTCCTTTGTGCCTGCACCATTAGGCTGTGACTAAATAGCAGTCTGTGACGGCAGCTAACGTTACTGAGAAGCAACCAAacgccaggccctgtgctgagcaCTGTCTTGTTAAATCTACCAACAACCCCTGTTGTGTCATTGCTAGTTTACAGGTGACGACACTGACAGTCGGCCAGGTGCACAGTCAGAAAGGTGCAAGCCCAGGAGACTGACCCCGAAACCTGGATAAGCGCAACCCCCAGATTCCTTCCCAGGATGGCACGGGTGACTCTTCCGTCAGAGAACTGGCTGTTCCCAGAGAAAGTTTTCAGTTGTCAGCATGGGCCTCCAaagcccattgtcgtcgagttgattccaactcatagcgaccctgtaggacagagtagaactgccccgtaggggtcccaaggagtgcctggtggattcaaataggCCTCCAGGACCCCTAAAGCAGCCTTGATTTTGATGGAGATGAGGTGGGGAGAGAAGTTGGTGACGCTAGTTTTTCAGCCTCCACACCTGTTCATGTCTTAttagtgaaaacaaacaaaccagttgcagtcgagacaattctgactcctggcgaccccatgcgttgcagagtagaactgcagtccgtagggttttcaaggctgtgatctttcagacgcagattgctgggcctttcttctgcggcgcctctgggtgtgttcaaactgccaacctttaggttagtagttgagctcttggccatttatgccacccagggtttGTAATTACCTTTCTTATATTTTTCAAGACTGCCTTGCTTTGATCTGAGAGAAACTGCAAGCTAACCCCTTTCCCAGCTTGGCAGATGGAGCGATACGACAACATCGTAAAGGCCAATTACTGAAACATTTAAACACAGGACCGGGGAGAGCGGGGCATTAAACTAAAACATGCTGGTTTGGttccagttttattttaaatcttcccttttgctttgccTCGGGAACCTTGTCTTATCCCAGATTCCGGGTGATAGTGACCACCTTGATTAACATCGGCCCCACGATGCTGACGTTTGGTGGACTTGTCTTGGTAAGTGACTGCTCACGCCGCTACTCTTTGTGAAATGAGTTTATTCTTAACAACACTTAATGCACCTTATTTTAAGTaacagaaagaaagggagagtaAGTAGATGAGATTCAACTAATTTCCAGTGGCAATAAAGTATCACGTTTTCTGGAAACAGTGGAATGTATTAGTTAAGGTGTACTGGCTGCCGTAACAAACACAAAATCCATGGACTAACCCAGTTACGTTTCTTTTTCACTAGCATGGTGGTCCAGGCAGGTGTCCCTAGCTGGCCAGTGGCTCTCAGGGGTTCAGGCTCCTTCCCTCTCCTGGCTCTGCCCCCCAGGACTCAGAGTCTTTGTGGTGCTCATGGAGAGAATGCACCTGCTCCTCACCTGTTCCCATACCGCGTCCACGCTCACCCAGTGTGAGAACATGGCCATGGGCTGCGAGGGGCTGGGTGCCTGCCACTCAGGGACAAGTCCGCATGTGGGTGGGGAAGCATGAACACTGGTGGCTACCCTGCCATGGAGTGTTTGGAgtgtttttataataataataaattcaatTACTATAGAATAAAAAGTAGGCTTTCAGTCACCTGTTCTTGTCTCCATACTCCTCTTTCCCAGAGACAGTCATCGTTAAGAGGTTCGTTACTCTTCCTGAATATTTCTGTGCCTGCGACAACTGTATCACGcccgtgcatgtgtgtgtccagTTTATTATTTACCCAAATGGACAATTCATACAAAATGCCGTTGCACAAGTTTGTCCTACTTCATGTTTCTGTTGTATGTTCAGGAGGACACGCCCAGCCACGGAATCTCTGCCCCGATTGCAAAGTTTCCACACAGGGACGATACACTGTGTGCCCAATCTGCCCCTCTGCGGACAAGCTTTGAATAAGggacgtttatcatgatgtcccaTCCTTGTACATgcatcttaaaaaaatatatttatttatttatttaagatacGTGTGCCTATTTCAGTGTATCTCTTTTATGGATTCCCAGAACTAAGTCAAAGGTAAATGTGTTTAAAATCTGGGTGtcgtcagctgctgtcaagttggccccatgCACATAGGGatgggaccgttgtgatccacagggttttcactgactggcttcagaagtagatcatcaggccttgtTTTTAGGCTGgtttttagcctggaagctccgctgaatcctgttcagtgtcacagcaacaggcaagtcgCCACTGAGACAGGTGGTGGCGGAGCAGGAATTGCGTTGGCCGAGAATCAAAGCCGGGTGTCTTGTGTgtgaggcaagaattctaccactgaaccaccatggtACCCTGGACGTCACAACTGGttgagcgctcagctgttaactgaaagtttggcagctcaagtccacagaacaaaggcctggagatctacttcggaaaagtgGGCCCCTGAAAAcctgtggcgcacagttctactctgacacccatggggtcaccatgagttgaaatcaactcggcaACTGGAAAATTTGGGTAGATGGTGCCAAATTGCCTTCCAAAGACGTACTTCCATGTAGATTTCAACGATAGTGTGTGACCACCTGGTTCCCTGCACCCCTCACCTCTGGGTTTTATTAAACGTTTCcatcccccccgccccaaatCTGATAGGTGGGAAATGGCGTTTTGTTATTCGACATGCATTCCATTAGTTATTATTGAGACTGAGCATCTTTCTAAGTTCTTTTGGCCaattatgctaattttttgttATACAGTCTATTCACATCCTTGGTTGgtcttctgttcttcttttttttttttttttatggtttgtaGGAGTTCTTTGCCTATTAAGGAAGCAGACCTTTGTTAGGTTGTATCATAAgggtggagcaggaccaggcgacATTTCATTGTTATGGACACAGGTTGCCTTGAGCCGGAGCTGACTCAAACGCAACAACACATTGTATAAAGAACAGTTATCGTGTCTTGTCTGTTGCTTGTTTTTCTGACataagtcttgttttgttttggttggcTGAACGAAAGTTTAAAGTTTCTAGATTTTATGTCACCCCTAGTAAGGCCAGTTTCAACCCCATTTTTCTTTCCCCCAGCTCTCTTatgactttattttttacatttaaagcTTTGGTACCTTTGGGATTTATTTTGGTGTAAAGAACAAGGTAAAGACAcaactttattttttccccaagagCACTAGcttattattagtattattttattgagtgtttaacCCAGTGACTTGCTAGCAGCCATTGTTTCTGACTTTGTAATGAAGTCCAGGGGGGATCATTGTATGGTCCAGCTGGCCGGGCCCTCTTTCCTTCCACAGACGGCTCAGGTTTTTCTGGCCGAGGGGCCAACTCCTTCTGACCCTCTTCCTGAAGCTGCTTTGCATTGTTGGCTGGAGAAGGCAGCCTTCTCTGGTGCTTTGGCCAAGGGAATACACACAGCAGCCCTTTCTGCTGGACCCTGGAACAGGTGCTGACCAACGTCCTCAGCTGCAGGCTGTTCTTGGTTCCTCAGCTTGCTCCTTGCCCCTTGATTCTGCAGCTTTGTGTGGCCACTGAGGACTGGGCATCTCCCCTCCCAGGTGGTCTACTATACTGATGACGGGGTATCTCCCCTCCTAGGTGGTCCACTATATTGTAGGTGGTCTACTATACTAACAATGGGGTATCTCCCCTCCTAGGTGGTCTACTATACGTTTGCTATCATTGGGATGGAAATGTTCCATGGCAAAGTCCAGTTCTTTGACTCCAATTTCACCACTCCTGGTGCTCTGGTATGTGGGAACCCAGCCTTAAAAGATACAGCCTTCGCCCGAGACAGATACTGCAAGAACAACTTCAATGACCTTGCCTCGTCCTTCATCGTGCTGATGGAGCTCACAGTGGTTAACCAGTGGCACAATATCCTTCCAAGAAGGAGCAGGGTTCACAGAGGGGCTGCATGCTGCCTGGAAGTTACTTAAGGGAGGAGAATTAATTACGGTGTCCTTGGGCTTAGGGGGTGTGCCACGTCGCTCGGAGGTTTGGTTCCTTAGCTACCTACTCATTGCGGGCGGCTTTGCCCTGGTCACTCATCAGGCGGCAAAGCTGTACTTCATCGCCTTCCACGTGGTGGTTGTCATCCTCATCGTTAAGTAAGTTTACCCCTgccgtgttgtaaatcttaaatcTCAGTTTCCAGAATTCATAGCTGCTTACGCTTCCCTCctagccttctcttgttccaCCATGGTGTGGGTTGTGGGTCTGTCTCATCTCCCCAACTAGATGCTCAACCCTGGGAGGAGGGGGTCATATTTTTGTTCAGGTTTGTGTTTCTCATAGCGTCTACCAGTGTCTTGCACATCAGCATACAGTATACATCTCACAGCCTCACCATTGCCTGAGTGGGAAGGAACTCGAGGCCCAGGCCAGTCTCCCTACCCTGCCCCCCAGAGATTTAATCACCTCTAAAACACTGCTAACCACCTCTAATAAAACATCCCTGCTGAACTGCTGTCCAGGCTCTGCCAAAATCTTTCCAACTACTGGGGCCCATCAGAACCCAAGAGATTCTGTGTTCGTGTTGTCTGTCAGGTGGGATGGACATTCACCTCCTGGTGCGTTCTCTGCACTGGTTCCAGGCCGTTCTGACCTTTCTTCCGTGGGagaattcagtaaatatttgaagaCTGCTATGATATCTCACCCCTCACAACACCTGAAGAATCTTTGATCCTTGTTCCTGGTTCCTCGTGTGACCTGACTTTGCATCCCCACTACCACCGTGACTCTCTCCCTAGATGTTCTCTGGTTGTCAGCACGTGTCTCGGGGCTGGGGCCTGAAATTCTTGGGCTGACTGGGTGGCACCGAGATCCTGGCGCCTGTGTCTTCCTTGTCATGTCAGGGCTACTTTGGCCTCAAggacctgctgattttggttcAAGACGCCTCAAGGAAAGTCCTGGCagagggtgggggaagaggaCACCCTGTGGGTGGGTCTGGTCAGGCCTGCGTGTCCAACAGTCTGAATGGAATATGTACTGGGAAGAAGATAGAAATGCTCCTTCGAGGGGTCTCACGTTGGTTTCCAGAGAGCCgagagcccctgggtagtgcgaatggttaatgtactcggctgctaactgaaaggctggaggtttgagtcacccagaggtgcctcaggagaaaggcctggcaggccgcttccaaaaaaatcagccactgaaaaccctacggaccagAGTTCTAGTTTGTcacacatatggggtctccacgagtcggaattgactcaacgccaACTGGGGTAGACCAAGGCAGTATGAAAACGCTTCAGGGACGTTTTTACTCCTTTCTCCTAAACAGCATGTGAGCACTGCAACAGCTCTGGGCTAAATCATCATTATTTGTCAGAAGCAGTGAAGGGTCTGCAGTTTTACCCTACACGCAAACTGATGTGATCACCTGCTGTGTGCGTGTGCTGACAGAAAACACGAGACCtttgggtcagagacaaagacgGTTTATTATGGGGCAGAAGCAGCAGGACTGTGTCAGTTCCCTGAGCCCCAGTCTCCGCAGGGCAACGTGGTGAGCGCCAGGTAGAGTGGGGTGTATAGTGGGAGAGAAACTCTGAAATCAGGCAGCTTTGACTTATATAGGACTGCTGGTGACTTgccttcccctcctctcccctcccctcccctccagaGAAGGACACAGGCCTTCCCTTTGCTCTGGAGTATCAGCACACGTCTTctctggggagggaggaagagggctaCTCTCTGCTACCCTGGACTGTCTCTGGGAAGGAAGACTGTCTACACTTTACTCTCCTGGGCTATCTTCTTACACAAACATCCTTAACGGGCTGTAAATCCTTTGCCCACAGGACTGACTGTGCAGAACACGAGACAATCACGGGGAGTTGTCCCCCAACAGTTATTTGGCCTTGACTTTCCCTTAAACCATTTTCTTCCTAGTGGTCACTGTTCAAATAGGATATAAGTGAACAATGACTTTCCAAGTGCATGGAAGTCAAGAGCGGCTTCGTTTATTATTTCTCCCTCCTGGGCTGCATATTCTTTGCCTTCGTATTTGGGCTCGAATGCTCTTTAGGGCCAGGGCTCCACATCACCTGGACCACAAGCTGCCTCTACACAACTCCCCCTACCCCTTACTCTTTCTCAGTATTTTTATAGCATTCATCTTGGAGGCGTTCTTTGTGGCATATTCATTAGAAAAAAGTGAAGTAGAAACTGCTATTGAGAAGAAGATTCAAGAGCTTGGAGTGGGAGTCAAAGAGTGAGTAGCATGTTTAGACTTTGTGACGGACACCCCCTCCTCACTTACAGACGTGGTTCAGCTCGAAAGACCAGTTTGTTATGTGAAAACGGAGGATGGCTGCAGCAGATCGCAAAATATTACGTGGGACACTATGTCCCTCTGGACCCAAGAGGTGGAATATGTAGGTTGGCATTGTGTCCCGCTGGTCACAAAAGGGTTACTGCCAGAAGCTCGTCATTAATGCGCAAAGTAGTCGGAGAATagatttttcactgttgttgttaatgTGATGTGTCGGATAACGAGATAGTTGCTAAGTGAGGAGTTGGTGTATACCGTACCTTCAAGGTTCTGACCACGGTGCCCAGCCTGATCCCGTGTGCTTGTTGTCAGGGACCCTGACCGGATGAGTGTGCTGCATGTGGCTGGGCAGTGACCACTGGGCCAGGCGGGGAGGCCATGTGAGGGCTCTGCTGAGTAACCTCCATGTTGTCTGTCCTCCTTGAAGGGAAGAGGTACAGGATGGGGCGCTTATCGACCACGTGGACACCAAGGACAGTGGCTTTAGTGGGGGTGACGGACACAGCAAAAGGAAGGGCTCGAAagggttgtacttcagaattGCATCAAAAAGTAAGTTTTGGCCCCACACGAAACCTAATGCAAAATAGAACAGACACTCCTCTAAGCTGTCCTCCTCCAGCAGCCAGTGAGGGAGAAGGCCTGAATGCAAATCTCGCCTTCAGTGGGTTCCCATTGCTCAAGGACAGGCCCCTCCCCACAGCCTTCATGGCCCCCTGACTGTCTCTCTCAGTGTCTCTGCGTCTCTCCCACCACCGTGACCTGGCATGCCCGCTGCTCTTCGGCCCTGCTGGCCTGTCAGCTCCAGGGCTCCCCTGCTCCGCCTGCCCCCCCACCTGAGCAGATGCTGCTTCTCCACCTGGCTGCTCTCCTTTCCCCTTCTCGTAATGAGCCCCTCTCCTCCAGGTCTCTGCTTGAGTAGCACTCCCCCAGTGAAGCCTCCTCCGGCCTCCTGCTGTGTCCCCACCCCTTTCCAGCTTTCAGCTGGCATCAGGTGCACGTTTATAGTCCTGTGACTATTTGGCCACTGTCTGTCTTCCTTGCAGACTTGAAGCTTCTGTGCTCAGGGGCCATgtcttttttgttctccattgtaTTCCCAGAGCTTAATGACCTACCAGAGACGTGGGGGCCCTTAACAACTATTTGCTTAATTACTTGATTCTCAATGGATTAACAGTTGGCTGAGTAAACCCA contains these protein-coding regions:
- the LOC126060746 gene encoding two pore calcium channel protein 1-like isoform X11, with amino-acid sequence MVFWKDTKNICIMVTIVLTLIDLIIYGSLEAVSIHTVRWSRALRPVFLINFPQSRQVRIQIRRTFRSIRNTLPDILYVFLLFLFSMLIFSLMALKLFGDRGLRTAGGSPYFTDILEIAFELYVLVTTANSPDVMMPAYDFNWWYSLYFITYIIINTYIFMSVFLAVIYNNYRKHLKNEIRKLAYLKRHKMIQAFDILKVKVGSEFVVKEAEWKRLAKIVAPNISSSHLELLLKISDEGQKGHVDKTNFIRLADLLNIQVVTMDVKRHPLEAWMPQVYTSSLSLFIQKMVQHRIFVWIYDVIILINAVFIALDEKNALISYAEWLFLSLYITEILLKLYTYEPRAYFGRKQFWNWFDTLIIIAALVATVANATIQSASRRSSQQILDIVLVLRVLRLLRVIVSIERRRLLGLSSAAPLGVFKLPTFRFRVIVTTLINIGPTMLTFGGLVLVVYYTFAIIGMEMFHGKVQFFDSNFTTPGALVCGNPALKDTAFARDRYCKNNFNDLASSFIVLMELTVVNQWHIIAGGFALVTHQAAKLYFIAFHVVVVILIVNIFIAFILEAFFVAYSLEKSEVETAIEKKIQELGVGVKEEEVQDGALIDHVDTKDSGFSGGDGHSKRKGSKGLYFRIASKRYRTVDTLLQRMFESEIAPEDEGPSLDEILNFSPSDIYPRNPNFENST